A genomic segment from Candidatus Micrarchaeia archaeon encodes:
- a CDS encoding cation transporter, whose translation MEKTIKVKGMHCASCGKLVEMAAKEAGGRMLSADYNKSEIRVSVADEKGLEAVKKAIGAEGYAVY comes from the coding sequence ATGGAAAAAACTATCAAAGTGAAGGGGATGCACTGCGCGAGCTGCGGAAAACTCGTGGAGATGGCGGCCAAAGAAGCCGGAGGCAGGATGCTGTCCGCGGACTACAATAAATCCGAAATAAGGGTTTCGGTAGCGGATGAGAAAGGCCTGGAGGCCGTGAAAAAAGCGATTGGCGCAGAAGGATACGCGGTATATTAG
- a CDS encoding cupredoxin domain-containing protein translates to MKKHEIAAIAVLLAFAGWVAGSAVAAQNGLNPSPYLPGSEPNSSGSVQAQGGSAQTFNIKVVNGYYEPREIRVMEGTAVRLALDPQSFVGCMSVFNIWGLGQKITVSQGNNVLEFVADKPGTYKTSCNMGMGAGTFIVEPKNGSATPVQNASQAPAAGETCGLEGSCGCGGARN, encoded by the coding sequence ATGAAAAAACATGAGATAGCCGCGATTGCGGTGCTGCTGGCGTTTGCCGGATGGGTTGCTGGCAGCGCGGTTGCAGCGCAGAACGGGCTGAATCCAAGTCCGTATTTGCCTGGTTCGGAACCGAATTCATCCGGCTCGGTGCAGGCCCAGGGCGGAAGCGCGCAAACGTTCAATATAAAAGTGGTGAACGGCTACTACGAACCCAGGGAAATACGCGTAATGGAAGGCACCGCGGTAAGGCTGGCGCTTGACCCGCAGTCGTTCGTGGGATGCATGAGCGTCTTCAACATCTGGGGCCTGGGGCAGAAAATAACGGTTTCGCAGGGGAACAACGTGCTTGAGTTCGTTGCTGACAAGCCTGGAACTTACAAAACATCGTGCAACATGGGCATGGGGGCAGGCACATTCATCGTGGAGCCTAAAAATGGAAGCGCAACACCGGTGCAAAACGCAAGCCAGGCTCCTGCAGCCGGAGAAACCTGCGGGCTAGAAGGCAGCTGCGGTTGTGGTGGGGCCAGGAACTGA
- a CDS encoding ATPase domain-containing protein has product MFAKKKQDTRIVRVSTGFPRLDSMLQGGLPQKTITLLSGACGTGKSTFAMQFLYQGARYSDEPGVYVTLEESPQSLVNNMSLFGWDLDELIEKKKMMVIKPEIYKFDSLKQIIADSIEKIGAKRLVVDSYSVLLTYFSDPNQIRHGLVQLDREIKKMGCTAIVISDIKDNAEIFSTTGIEEFIVDGVIVLSLIKDEKRPHMSRRAISVRKMRATKHPLGMYGFDIGDRGISIGDGMGRGGGPGPVPGNGAGEHAAKKVKAKKNKIKAQPKDQSTMNLSAFRSKGHHSWKWKHL; this is encoded by the coding sequence ATGTTTGCCAAGAAAAAGCAGGATACGAGGATTGTGCGGGTGTCCACCGGATTCCCGCGGCTTGACAGCATGCTCCAAGGCGGCCTTCCGCAGAAAACAATCACGCTCCTTTCCGGCGCCTGCGGAACCGGGAAAAGCACGTTCGCAATGCAATTTCTTTACCAGGGCGCCAGATACTCTGACGAACCGGGGGTTTACGTCACGCTGGAAGAAAGCCCCCAAAGCCTGGTAAACAACATGAGCCTTTTCGGCTGGGACCTTGACGAATTGATAGAGAAGAAAAAGATGATGGTGATAAAGCCCGAAATCTACAAGTTCGATTCGCTGAAGCAGATAATCGCGGATTCCATTGAAAAGATAGGTGCGAAGAGGCTGGTGGTGGATTCGTATTCCGTGCTCCTCACCTATTTCAGCGACCCCAACCAGATAAGGCACGGCCTGGTCCAGCTGGACAGGGAAATAAAAAAGATGGGCTGCACGGCGATAGTGATTTCAGACATAAAGGACAACGCGGAGATATTCTCGACCACCGGCATAGAGGAGTTCATAGTGGACGGAGTGATAGTGCTCTCGCTCATAAAAGACGAAAAGAGGCCGCATATGTCGAGGCGCGCCATATCCGTTAGGAAGATGCGGGCCACCAAGCATCCGCTTGGAATGTACGGCTTTGACATAGGCGACAGGGGCATATCCATAGGGGACGGGATGGGCAGAGGGGGCGGCCCAGGGCCGGTGCCTGGAAATGGAGCGGGGGAGCATGCTGCAAAAAAAGTGAAAGCCAAGAAAAATAAGATAAAGGCCCAGCCCAAAGACCAGAGCACGATGAATCTAAGCGCTTTCAGGTCCAAGGGCCACCATTCCTGGAAGTGGAAGCATTTGTAG
- a CDS encoding cupin domain-containing protein produces MAKKGYATNLEKQTEDNDNFRQVLYTGKHSQLVLMSLNPGEEIGMEVHEHLDQFFRFESGEGIVLIDGVQHKVSDGSGVIVPAGANHNVINASKTSKLKLYTIYSPPEHQDKVVKRTKADALAQPEEYDGKPTE; encoded by the coding sequence ATGGCAAAGAAAGGTTACGCAACCAATCTTGAAAAGCAGACCGAGGATAACGATAATTTCAGGCAGGTGCTTTACACCGGGAAACACAGCCAGCTCGTGCTCATGAGCCTCAACCCTGGCGAGGAAATCGGGATGGAAGTGCACGAGCACTTGGACCAGTTCTTCAGGTTCGAGTCCGGCGAGGGCATCGTCCTCATAGACGGGGTTCAGCACAAAGTGTCCGACGGCTCCGGAGTGATCGTGCCAGCCGGCGCGAACCACAACGTGATTAACGCCTCCAAGACTTCCAAGCTGAAGCTTTACACGATATATTCACCCCCTGAGCACCAGGACAAGGTGGTTAAGCGCACCAAAGCCGATGCATTGGCCCAGCCCGAGGAATACGACGGCAAACCCACGGAATGA
- a CDS encoding heavy metal translocating P-type ATPase produces the protein MKKQDIAVSGMDCASCAALITRKLARTHGVLNASVNYASGRARIEYEEGVVGVDALLAGIRELGYGASTEVGHDQEEKMRKAELGDLRRRLVLGILFTLPAVYIGMFAMDAPYRMEILFLLATPVQFWVGRQFYQGAISAARNMSASMDTLVALGTSTAYAYSVFALLGLAAEQYFEVGASLITLVVLGKYLEAIARGKTSEAIRKLLDLSPKMATVVREGKEVRIPASEIGRGEEMLVRPGERIPADGKVIEGESSVDESMLTGESMPAEKEEGSAVFGGTLNAQGVLHVRAEKVGSETALARIVQMVEDAQGSRAEIQRFADGVSAVFVPVVVVIALATFLVWKFAMGAETSFALVLAVDVLVIACPCALGLATPTAIMVGTGIGAGKGILFKNAQALERMSSVNAVVFDKTGTLTLGKPRVTDVLAAKGVDAGEVLWLAASAEHGSEHPLGRAITDEAEMKGVKLGRTSSFKAVAGKGVHCKIGTHTAYVGNMKLILEAGAKPDADLVKEAKRLEAEAKTVMFVAMDARVLGALALSDSLKEGSPRAVKELRGLGLEVWMLTGDNGKTADAIASRAGITNVIAGVMPDEKAAKVKEIEGKGFRVAMVGDGINDAPALASADLGLAMGSGTDVAIETGDVVLMRSEPMDVVSAFRLGRATVGKIRQNFFWALVYNAIGIPIAAGLLYPNFGILLSPAIAGGAMALSSLSVVANALTLHLWKQ, from the coding sequence ATGAAAAAACAGGATATCGCGGTGAGCGGAATGGACTGCGCGAGCTGCGCCGCGCTCATAACCAGAAAGCTTGCCAGGACGCATGGGGTGCTCAACGCCAGCGTGAACTACGCTTCTGGCAGGGCGCGGATAGAATACGAAGAGGGCGTAGTGGGAGTGGACGCACTACTGGCCGGAATCAGGGAGCTAGGATACGGCGCTTCGACCGAGGTGGGCCACGACCAGGAGGAAAAGATGCGCAAGGCTGAACTCGGGGATTTGAGGCGCAGGCTCGTGCTCGGGATTTTGTTCACACTCCCTGCTGTTTACATAGGGATGTTCGCGATGGATGCCCCTTACAGGATGGAAATTCTTTTCCTGCTCGCGACCCCGGTGCAGTTTTGGGTGGGCAGGCAGTTTTACCAGGGGGCTATTTCCGCGGCAAGGAACATGAGCGCCTCCATGGACACGCTGGTAGCGCTTGGGACCAGCACTGCGTACGCATACAGCGTGTTCGCGCTCCTGGGTTTAGCAGCAGAGCAATATTTCGAAGTGGGCGCGAGCCTTATCACACTCGTGGTGCTGGGCAAATACCTGGAAGCGATTGCCCGGGGCAAAACTTCCGAAGCGATAAGGAAGCTCCTGGACCTTTCCCCGAAAATGGCGACGGTTGTAAGGGAAGGAAAGGAAGTCCGAATCCCTGCGTCCGAAATTGGGCGCGGAGAAGAGATGCTGGTAAGGCCAGGGGAGCGCATACCCGCTGACGGAAAGGTGATTGAAGGCGAAAGCTCGGTGGACGAATCCATGCTCACCGGGGAGAGCATGCCTGCGGAAAAAGAAGAGGGGAGCGCGGTTTTCGGCGGAACGCTCAACGCGCAGGGGGTCCTTCACGTGCGGGCGGAAAAAGTCGGGAGCGAAACCGCGCTTGCGCGGATAGTGCAGATGGTCGAGGACGCGCAGGGAAGCAGGGCCGAGATACAGAGGTTCGCGGACGGCGTGAGCGCAGTGTTCGTGCCGGTCGTGGTTGTGATTGCGCTCGCAACTTTCCTGGTCTGGAAATTCGCTATGGGCGCGGAAACGTCTTTCGCTCTGGTGCTCGCGGTGGACGTGCTGGTCATAGCGTGCCCGTGCGCGCTGGGCCTTGCCACCCCGACAGCGATAATGGTCGGGACAGGAATCGGGGCCGGGAAAGGGATACTGTTCAAGAACGCCCAGGCCCTGGAGAGGATGAGTTCGGTGAACGCGGTCGTGTTCGACAAGACAGGCACGCTCACGCTCGGCAAGCCGAGGGTCACGGACGTTCTGGCCGCGAAAGGCGTGGACGCAGGGGAGGTGCTCTGGCTGGCCGCGAGCGCCGAGCACGGGTCAGAACACCCGCTGGGCAGGGCGATAACAGATGAGGCCGAGATGAAGGGAGTGAAATTGGGCAGAACAAGCAGTTTCAAGGCGGTTGCAGGAAAGGGCGTGCACTGCAAAATCGGAACGCATACTGCATACGTTGGAAACATGAAGCTGATTCTGGAAGCCGGCGCCAAGCCGGATGCGGACCTGGTGAAAGAGGCGAAGCGGCTCGAGGCAGAAGCGAAAACAGTGATGTTCGTGGCGATGGACGCGCGCGTGCTGGGGGCGCTCGCGCTTTCTGATTCGCTGAAGGAAGGCTCGCCAAGGGCTGTGAAGGAGCTTCGCGGGCTCGGGTTGGAGGTGTGGATGCTCACCGGGGACAACGGGAAAACTGCTGACGCAATCGCTTCCAGGGCCGGAATCACGAACGTGATTGCCGGGGTGATGCCTGATGAGAAAGCCGCGAAAGTGAAGGAAATTGAGGGGAAAGGCTTCAGGGTAGCGATGGTCGGGGACGGGATAAACGACGCGCCTGCGCTCGCGAGCGCTGACCTGGGCCTGGCCATGGGCTCGGGGACCGACGTCGCGATAGAAACCGGGGATGTGGTGCTCATGCGCTCTGAACCCATGGACGTGGTGAGTGCGTTCAGGCTCGGAAGGGCGACGGTCGGGAAGATAAGGCAGAACTTCTTCTGGGCGCTCGTTTACAATGCAATCGGCATACCGATTGCGGCTGGCCTGCTTTATCCGAATTTCGGGATATTGCTATCTCCGGCGATTGCAGGAGGGGCGATGGCGCTTTCCAGCCTGTCAGTAGTGGCCAATGCGCTCACCCTGCACCTCTGGAAGCAGTAG